The proteins below come from a single Cannabis sativa cultivar Pink pepper isolate KNU-18-1 chromosome 3, ASM2916894v1, whole genome shotgun sequence genomic window:
- the LOC115709541 gene encoding phenylalanine--tRNA ligase beta subunit, cytoplasmic, which yields MPTVSVGRDRLFAALGRTYTQEEFEDLCFNFGIELDDVTTEKAIIRKEKHLDDEEGDDEEEIIYKIEVPANRYDLLCLEGLVQSLLIFEKKEKIPEYRLAKTSSDSIIKMHVKPETSKIRPYVVCAVLRGVTFDETRYNSFIDLQDKLHQNICRRRTLVAIGTHDMDTLQAPFTYEALPPSSINFVPLKQTRSFRADELMEFYKSDLKLKKFLHIIEDSPVYPVIYDHNRTVLSLPPIINGAHSAITLKTRNVFIECTATDLTKAKIVLNTVVTAFSAYCEKKFEIEPVEVTYSDGKKFIYPDLSIYNMEVPLSYINSAIGVSLEAEEVTTLLNQMQLYAEHSVSNNNQCTINVSVPPTRSDVLHPCDVMEDVAIAYGYNNIPKRKLASLQPLPLNELSDLIRREIAMNGFTEVLTFILCSWRENFIMLNREDDKSTAVVIGNPRSADFELVRTSLMPGILKTVGHNKDHPKPIKIFEVGDVAVLDKTKDVGASNCRRLAALYCGATSGFELIHGLVDRIMEVIGAPFVPLGDNTGYSIKPSEEPEYLRGRQASIIYKGNCIGTFGIVHPEVLNNFDIPDPCSFVELTIERFF from the exons ATGCCTACTGTCAGCGTAGGAAGGGATCGTCTATTTGCAGCCCTAGGGAGGACTTACA CTCAGGAAGAGTTCGAAGATTTATGCTTCAATTTCGGGATCGAGCTTGACGACGTT ACAACTGAGAAAGCAATTATTCGAAAGGAAAAACATTTGGACGATGAAGAAGgcgatgatgaagaagaaatcATATACAAAATTGAAGTTCCTGCAAATAG ATATGACTTGCTTTGTCTTGAAGGGCTTGTTCAGTCACTTCTCATATTtgaaaagaaagagaagatACCCGAGTACAGGCTTGCTAAGACTAGTtcagattcaataattaaaatgcaTGTAAAGCCAGAG ACATCGAAGATTCGGCCCTATGTTGTTTGTGCTGTTTTAAGAGGTGTAACTTTTGATGAAACCAGATATAATAGTTTTATTGACCTCCAAGATAAGCTTCACCAAAATATCTGCAG GCGGAGGAccctagttgcaataggaactCATGACATGGACACGTTGCAAGCCCCATTCACGTATGAG GCCTTGCCACCTTCAAGCATAAATTTTGTACCACTAAAGCAG ACAAGAAGCTTCAGAGCTGATGAACTGATGGAGTTTTACAAA TCAGATTTAAAATTGAAGAAGTTCTTGCACATAATTGAGGACTCACCAGTGTACCCTGTTATATACGATCACAATAG AACTGTTTTGTCTTTACCTCCAATTATTAATGGTGCTCACTCAGCAATCACGCTAAAAACAAGGAATGTCTTCATTGAGTGTACTGCCACAGACTTGACAAAGGCCAAAATTGTTTTGAACACCGTA GTTACTGCCTTTTCAGCTTATTGCGAGAAAAAGTTTGAGATTGAACCAGTTGAAGTGACTTATTCTGATGGAAAAAAGTTTATATATCCTGATTTATCCATCTACAATATGGAGGTTCCTTTGTCATATATTAACAGTGCAATTGGAGTCTCATTGGAGGCAGAAGAG GTCACTACTTTGTTAAATCAGATGCAATTGTATGCTGAGCATTCTGTTTCAAACAATAACCAGTGCACCATCAATGTATCTGTGCCTCCAACAAGAAGTGACGTGCTTCACCCATGTGATGTGATGGAG GATGTTGCGATTGCTTATGGATATAACAATATTCCAAAGAGAAAGCTTGCATCTTTGCAGCCACTTCCATTGAATGAGCTCAGTGATCTTATCCGACGGGAG ATCGCAATGAACGGTTTTACAGAGGTCTTGACCTTTATACTGTGTTCCTGGAGAGAAAATTTTATTATGCTAAATCGTGAAGATGATAAATCAACAGCGGTGGTTATTGGAAATCCTCGTTCTGCTGATTTTGAG CTTGTTCGAACTAGTCTGATGCCGGGTATATTGAAAACTGTTGGACACAACAAAGATCATCCAAAACCAATAAAG ATCTTTGAAGTGGGTGATGTAGCAGTATTGGATAAGACGAAAGATGTTGGTGCATCAAATTGTCGCCGACTAGCAGCACTGTATTGTGGAGCTACCTCTGGATTTGAG TTGATTCATGGCCTTGTGGATAGAATTATGGAAGTGATTGGAGCTCCTTTTGTTCCGCTTGGTGACAATACAGGGTACTCTATAAAACCATCAGAA GAACCTGAGTATCTTCGTGGAAGACAAGCAAGCATCATTTACAAAGGGAATTGCATTGGCACATTTGGCATTGTGCACCCTGAG GTATTAAACAACTTCGACATCCCCGATCCATGCTCTTTTGTAGAACTTACTATTGAAAGATTCTTTTAG